A single window of Desulfomonilaceae bacterium DNA harbors:
- a CDS encoding hydrogenase iron-sulfur subunit, translating into MSQRVTESVFLRGEYKSREKASAKALILGGDEFGIRIAELLRRDGVPSTLLIPPGETIPKDSGIEIIQGSILSSSGFIGNFDVCIQESNDRYISRFWFIVAAQPAFRASKNHLFSLADSDKVWSLSAFRKHLDSGGKLPERKGPWLHVAFFFDLKVSSEISQSEELLSILDRLEMFDQVQSYVFVNNLKVSSEGLDAWYRDHRRRGVVFFKFDCDDPQISLRNKEPVIEFVEPLLKEEMELTPDLMVLDEILGPSPSIRPILEMIPSWLASVPYLQPESTRFNGVETQKAGVFAVGPARGVFDQRSLKADVDAVRVSILKALPELSSLIIKETAFVDRNKCTFCLTCVRLCPHGAIGFDVRPEVDPISCKSCGVCVVECPMAAIEMRPANAVMIEERKPAPLKLFVCSHSGLQAASKINSEFLTDVEIIPLPCAGSLSPIMMLGALQEGVKGIIVAGCFKGNCASIYGSALAESRVAQMVQTLQSVGMDKVKIEFVYLAGNTPDRIVEAITRMQK; encoded by the coding sequence GTGAGTCAACGGGTCACAGAATCCGTTTTCCTCAGAGGAGAATACAAGTCCCGTGAAAAAGCTTCGGCTAAAGCTTTGATCCTGGGCGGTGATGAATTCGGGATACGAATAGCTGAACTCCTGAGACGAGATGGGGTCCCTTCAACACTCTTAATCCCGCCTGGCGAAACAATTCCTAAAGATTCAGGAATCGAGATTATTCAGGGCTCAATTCTTTCATCATCTGGATTTATTGGAAACTTTGATGTTTGTATCCAGGAATCGAATGATCGATATATTAGCAGGTTCTGGTTTATTGTTGCCGCGCAACCAGCGTTTAGAGCATCGAAGAACCACCTATTTTCACTGGCCGATTCAGACAAGGTATGGAGCCTTTCGGCCTTTAGGAAACATTTGGATTCAGGTGGAAAATTGCCGGAACGAAAGGGTCCTTGGCTGCATGTAGCTTTTTTTTTCGACTTAAAGGTTTCTTCGGAAATTAGTCAGTCTGAGGAGCTTCTTTCGATTCTGGATCGGCTTGAAATGTTTGACCAGGTTCAATCATATGTTTTTGTGAATAACCTTAAAGTCTCGTCGGAAGGACTTGACGCATGGTACAGGGATCATCGTAGGCGGGGTGTGGTGTTTTTCAAATTCGACTGTGATGATCCACAAATTTCTCTTAGAAACAAAGAACCGGTAATAGAATTTGTTGAGCCTCTATTAAAAGAGGAAATGGAATTAACTCCTGATCTAATGGTCCTTGACGAAATACTTGGGCCGTCGCCCTCTATCAGGCCGATCCTGGAGATGATTCCGTCCTGGCTGGCTTCAGTCCCTTATTTGCAGCCGGAATCGACAAGATTTAACGGGGTTGAAACCCAAAAAGCCGGGGTATTTGCGGTTGGTCCGGCCAGAGGTGTTTTTGATCAACGATCCTTAAAAGCCGATGTAGACGCTGTCAGAGTATCAATTCTTAAAGCGTTACCGGAATTGTCCAGTTTGATCATCAAAGAAACAGCCTTTGTTGATCGAAACAAATGCACGTTTTGTCTGACTTGCGTGAGATTGTGTCCACATGGAGCGATCGGCTTTGACGTCAGACCCGAAGTTGATCCCATATCCTGCAAAAGCTGCGGTGTTTGCGTGGTGGAGTGTCCGATGGCCGCCATAGAAATGCGGCCTGCGAATGCTGTAATGATCGAAGAACGTAAACCTGCGCCTCTGAAATTGTTCGTCTGTTCACATTCTGGGTTGCAGGCGGCTTCCAAAATCAATTCGGAGTTCTTGACGGATGTAGAAATAATTCCTCTGCCCTGCGCGGGGTCCCTAAGCCCAATCATGATGTTAGGAGCCCTTCAGGAAGGAGTGAAAGGAATTATCGTCGCCGGATGTTTTAAAGGGAACTGCGCGTCCATTTATGGCTCTGCACTAGCAGAATCCAGGGTTGCTCAGATGGTTCAGACACTCCAATCTGTGGGGATGGACAAAGTCAAAATTGAGTTCGTCTACCTCGCGGGCAACACCCCAGACCGGATAGTGGAAGCAATAACTCGAATGCAAAAATAG
- a CDS encoding 4Fe-4S dicluster domain-containing protein — protein sequence MSKINLNELDPEFKHHVAEQPGGEGLKACFACKACTAACPVQPLEKRYDPKKIIRMVLLGMKKEVLESDFIWLCSSCYNCQEVCPQNVRFTELIYAIKNLAAKEACVPPGLTAQRSFLKKHGRLYEVGEFENEKRLKFGLPVIAEHPEDFDALLPDQNSEQTNERNVTT from the coding sequence ATGAGTAAAATCAATCTCAATGAATTGGATCCAGAATTCAAACATCACGTTGCTGAACAACCAGGAGGTGAAGGCTTGAAGGCCTGTTTTGCCTGCAAAGCCTGTACAGCGGCTTGTCCTGTCCAACCATTAGAAAAACGATATGATCCCAAAAAAATTATAAGAATGGTTCTCCTTGGAATGAAAAAAGAAGTCCTGGAGAGTGATTTTATTTGGTTATGTTCTTCGTGCTACAATTGTCAGGAAGTATGTCCGCAAAATGTGCGTTTTACAGAATTGATTTACGCTATAAAAAATCTGGCGGCTAAGGAAGCGTGTGTGCCACCAGGATTGACTGCGCAACGTTCCTTTCTGAAAAAACATGGAAGACTTTATGAAGTTGGAGAATTCGAGAATGAAAAACGTCTGAAATTTGGCTTGCCTGTGATTGCAGAGCATCCTGAAGACTTTGACGCGTTATTGCCGGACCAGAATTCGGAACAGACAAATGAAAGAAACGTCACAACGTAG